In one Nicotiana sylvestris chromosome 8, ASM39365v2, whole genome shotgun sequence genomic region, the following are encoded:
- the LOC104227542 gene encoding methylsterol monooxygenase 1-1-like — protein MLPFKTIQEAESAIGRSLTTLETIWFNYSATKSDYYLYCHNILFLFLIFSCVPLYYLFLELFFRNSIQSYKIQPKVNLSLSEVFNCYKSVMRMFILVVGPLQLVSYPSVKMVGIRTSLPLPSLWEILLQLGTYFIVEDYFNYWIHRFLHCKWGYENIHKVHHEYTAPIGFAAPYAHWLEILILGIPSAIGPAIAPGHMVTFWLWIALRQIEAIETHSGYDLPWTITKYIPFYGGPDYHDYHHYVGGQSQSNFASVFTYCDYIYGTDKGYRYQKKVLQQLKGASNVNGEQNGVSAKDLKDD, from the exons ATGTTGCCCTTTAAAACAATCCAAGAGGCAGAATCTGCCATTGGAAGATCCCTTACAACTCTAGAGACAATTTGGTTCAATTACTCTGCAACCAAATCTGATTACTATCTTTACTGCCATAATATCCTTTTTCTCTTCCTAATCTTCTCTTGTGTCCCTCTTTATTACCTTTTCCTTGAACTTTTCTTCAGAAACTCTATTCAGTCTTATAAAATTCAACCAAAAGTCAATCTTTCACTCTCTGAGGTGTTCAATTGTTATAAGTCTGTTATGCGTATGTTCATTCTTGTTGTGGGTCCCCTTCAGCTTGTTTCTTACCCCTCTGTTAAG ATGGTTGGGATTAGAACAAGCTTGCCCTTGCCGTCGTTATGGGAAATTTTGTTGCAGTTGGGCACATATTTTATAGTGGAGGACTATTTTAACTATTGGATCCATAGGTTCTTGCATTGTAAATGGGGTTATGAAAATATTCACAAGGTTCACCATGAATACACAGCTCCAATAGGCTTTGCAGCGCCGTATGCGCATTGGCTAGAGATTTTGATCCTCGGGATCCCCTCAGCTATTGGGCCTGCTATTGCGCCTGGTCATATGGTTACGTTCTGGTTGTGGATTGCGTTGAGACAGATTGAAGCTATTGAGACTCACAGTGG ATATGACCTTCCTTGGACTATCACAAAGTATATACCTTTTTATGGTGGACCGGATTACCATGACTACCATCACTACGTTGGGGGCCAAAGCCAGAGTAATTTTGCTTCAGTTTTCACCTACTGCGATTACATTTATGGAACTGATAAG GGCTATCGCTATCAAAAGAAGGTCCTCCAGCAG TTAAAGGGAGCTTCAAATGTCAATGGTGAACAAAATGGAGTTTCAGCAAAAGATCTCAAAGATGACTAA